The Populus trichocarpa isolate Nisqually-1 chromosome 18, P.trichocarpa_v4.1, whole genome shotgun sequence genomic interval GGCCGTGTcaaatttagaattcaataatattttattttactttattttatattttgaaaacgaaattatttaatatttttttaaaatcttaaaatatactattttgaaTTGATCTGGTACAGGTGGCTAATTTATGACCCGACTCTTGGGCCTTTTGTTTATTCCTCGTATTATAAAATGGACTTTTGTTTCTATGGGctgtaaatgaataaaataagtgTGAGCCCAATAGGCAAGCGTTGGATTCGGCTTACCTTCAGCTAGCTTAGCGTACAgtagaaaagcaaaaaacagaGCAAAAGTGGAGAAAGacacagaaagaaagaaagaagcagaCAGGGAATTGACACaggcaacagcaacaacaaaggtAAAGAAACTAACTAAACCCTCTCTTAGTTTTGTCATTTCAATGTTTTTGAGTAATTTGTTTGGTTTAtgtttcgggtttttttttggtttccatAAAAAGATTGCTCTATCGAAGATCTGTGTTTAGAATTCAAAGCCTAagttttttagagagaaaggTGGTCCATTTTGAAAGTCTTGTTGATTTATTCTCCTCTCATTGTAATTTGTGAGAGGAGGAGTTTCAATTTCAAGTTTATGATTCGTGAGAGTGTgaaagtttgaaactttttgCCATTGTCgattgttgaatttttaaagtttactaTTTTATGTATAGTTTTATTGTTTCAAGTTTTTGAAGCAGTCTATATCGAGCATTGCTGACTccattttggtgttttttagtttaaatctttttttttttgtacttggaTTTGGAGGGTTTCGGTTGGTTGGAAAAAAGGttaattcttgtttttgtgatggtgggggggggggggggggtgaatGCTCGTTTTATTAGAggattattgttttgttttttgatttcttattaggTTAAGTTGTTGATATAGAGTATGAGTGGTGCTCCTGCTAAAAGATCGCATGAAGAGGGTTgtcattcttcttctttgaaattCCCTCCTCATGAAGATACAGGTTCGTATTCTAAGCTGACATCAGGGGTTTCAAATGAGTACCATCTACCATATGAGATGGGTCCGGATGTTAGGGTGGCTAAGATTCCCAGAACTGAATCTCGAGATGTAGATAGAAGATCACCTTTGCATTCGATGTATCGAATGCCACCATCTTCAAATGAATCACACATGGATTCTCATTTTAATGTTGCTCCTGAAAGCAGGCCTGAATCAAGGGATTCCAAGGACAGCAGAGACTACCGGATTGAAAACCGTGACCCAAGGACTGATGCAAAAGAGATGTATGGAGAGGCAAGGAGGGATTCACAAAgtgttaaaaatgaaaaggatgtGAGGTTTGAGAGTAGAGGGGATGACAATAAGGAAGTAAAGCATGACAGAGAAGCTCATATTGAGCCGAAGAATGACATGAAGATAGAAAAGGATGGTTTTGGTCCTCCAAGTAGTCAGGTGAATTGGAAGGAACCCAAAGAATACCATAGGGGAAAGAGATGTTTGGAATCTGCAGGTGTACATGTGGATCCTTGGCATATATCACGTGGAAATTCCCAAGGCCCTGTTGAGATTGGAAAGGAAGTCGTCAGTATTGAGGAGAGGGATCATGAGCTCCGTTTTGTAAATCCAGTCCAATTTGGTTTGGTACAGAGGGAGAAGCCCAACAAGTTCACAGCGCAGGGCTTTACAGCTATTAAACACAAATGTGCTAACCAGacagttttatttatttattctgtaTAGTTACGtgtctcaatcaatcaaatactaCCAGCTGTCAATAATTCAATCGCTGTTCGGACCTCCTCCTCTTGCTAGCAAAACTGATACCGATTCGCCTCAAAGCAAACCTAAAGAGaacgagagagagaaaaaaattgtccATCCAAGAGTTTATAAAACAATCTCAGCTCGCAATCTACCACCACCATTATGTCAAGATTCAACCTTTATCTCCTCCTAATAACAACTGTGATTGCGATTTTATCCTCTACATCAAAATCAATTCGTTTCGAGCTAGAATCAGGAAACACGAAATGCATAGCAGAAGACATCAAAAGCAATTCTATGACTGTTGGAAAGTACAGTATTGTTAACCCCCATGATGGCCAGCCCTTGCCCGACTCGTATAAACTCACTGTCAGGGtaagattatttaaaaagacCCCTGATCTCCTTTACAAATTTTTTGTGGCtacctgtaattttttttttactggtgtAGGTGACATCGAGTTATGGGAATAATTATCATCATTCAGAGCTTGTGGAATCAGGGCAGTTTGCGTTGACGGTGTCGGATGCAGGGGATTACATGGCGTGTTTTTGGGCGGCGGATCATAAGCCAGCAGTGACTTTGAATATTGATTTTGATTGGAAGACTGGTGTGGCTGCTAAGGATTGGACTAATGTTGCCAAGAAAGGCTCTGTTGATGTAAGTCAACTTGCtttattgattctttttttgccccgttttaatttatgaatttgaggctgcttttatttggtttttgtgTAATAGTCATGATTTTCATATACTATGAGTAAGTATTGGGTATTCTATTACGAAGGGAACGAAGCTGTCGAGTTTAAGGCTAGTTTGGGTTTGGTTTAGTTGATAGATCAGAGGAAATACTCCTGTTGCAGTTCTTATGGAAGGTTATCAAATGGATGGTGATCTCACACTATAAGATTAGGTGATGTATATGAATAAAGAGATGTTATTTTAGGCACCCAGGGAGCCTAATGTATAGCTATGAAGTTGTAGCTCCAACCCAGGTGGAGGTAAGAAGGAATAAGCGGTAGCAGAAAAGATGGGGATTCTCTATAGAACTAAACTATCGTGGGAGTTTGATTTGCATAACCCTGACATGGCCACCTGACATTGTTGTAAGTAGGCATTACTGGGTGTT includes:
- the LOC112325463 gene encoding transmembrane emp24 domain-containing protein p24delta9, producing the protein MSRFNLYLLLITTVIAILSSTSKSIRFELESGNTKCIAEDIKSNSMTVGKYSIVNPHDGQPLPDSYKLTVRVTSSYGNNYHHSELVESGQFALTVSDAGDYMACFWAADHKPAVTLNIDFDWKTGVAAKDWTNVAKKGSVDVSQLALLILFLPRFNL